A single region of the Enterococcus mundtii genome encodes:
- a CDS encoding ABC transporter substrate-binding protein translates to MKLWKKLAFTGFSALTAISLAACGGGSGDKDDAAASDTTTLQMYQIGDKPDNLDQLMEVANKRIEEKIGVKVNINYIGWGDYEKKMNVIISSGENYDIAFANNYVSNAQKGAFADLTELAPKYGKEAYDSLDEAYIKGNLVNGKLYAFPVNANVFAQQVLTFNKPLLDKYNLSIDGIETYADAEKVLQEFHKKEPNTAAFAIGQGFKVQGDFDYPLGNTLPFAVDLNGDKTKIINQYDNENYIELLRTMHSWYDQGLIPSDAATSNKDYPLEGNTWLMRGETQGPYDYGDTILTNAANQELVSKPITVPLKSTGQAQMANFVVSNTSKNKEKSVEFLALLNSDPELLNGLVWGIEGEAWEKVGDDKVKLLDGYQPKTHMSAWNTGNNKILYTQDTITDEMIAKRDQSIAEAETSPILGFSFNTDSVKTELSNISNVMNQYLDGLNTGTVDPDETLPKLMDALDKAGYDKVLTEMQKQYDTFRQENN, encoded by the coding sequence ATGAAGTTATGGAAAAAATTAGCTTTTACAGGATTCTCAGCACTAACAGCAATCAGTTTAGCAGCTTGTGGGGGCGGTTCAGGTGACAAGGACGATGCAGCGGCCAGTGATACGACGACATTACAAATGTACCAGATCGGTGACAAACCAGATAACCTTGATCAGCTGATGGAAGTCGCAAATAAACGTATTGAAGAAAAAATTGGTGTAAAAGTCAATATCAACTATATTGGTTGGGGCGACTATGAGAAGAAAATGAACGTCATCATCTCATCCGGTGAAAATTACGATATCGCTTTTGCCAACAATTACGTATCAAATGCACAAAAAGGCGCGTTTGCAGACTTGACTGAATTAGCGCCTAAATATGGAAAAGAAGCGTATGATTCTTTGGATGAAGCATATATCAAAGGCAATCTGGTCAACGGGAAATTATATGCCTTCCCTGTAAACGCCAATGTCTTTGCACAACAAGTGTTGACTTTCAATAAGCCATTATTAGATAAATACAATTTATCGATTGATGGTATTGAAACGTATGCAGATGCAGAAAAAGTTTTACAAGAATTCCATAAAAAAGAACCGAATACAGCGGCTTTTGCCATTGGGCAAGGATTTAAAGTACAAGGGGATTTCGATTATCCATTAGGAAATACTTTGCCATTTGCGGTTGATTTGAATGGCGACAAAACAAAGATCATTAATCAATATGACAACGAAAATTACATCGAACTGTTACGGACGATGCATAGTTGGTATGATCAAGGATTGATCCCTAGTGATGCAGCGACTAGTAACAAAGATTATCCGTTAGAAGGTAATACATGGTTGATGCGTGGAGAAACACAAGGACCATACGATTACGGCGATACGATTTTAACAAATGCTGCAAATCAAGAATTAGTATCGAAACCAATTACTGTTCCTTTGAAATCAACAGGACAAGCGCAAATGGCAAATTTTGTTGTCTCTAATACATCAAAAAACAAAGAGAAATCAGTAGAGTTCTTAGCGTTATTGAATAGCGATCCTGAATTGCTTAACGGCTTGGTTTGGGGAATCGAAGGAGAGGCATGGGAAAAAGTTGGCGATGACAAAGTAAAATTATTAGACGGCTATCAGCCAAAAACGCACATGTCTGCTTGGAATACTGGAAACAATAAGATTCTTTATACACAAGATACGATTACCGATGAAATGATTGCTAAAAGAGATCAATCGATTGCAGAAGCTGAAACTTCTCCAATCTTAGGCTTCAGTTTTAATACAGACAGCGTAAAAACTGAATTGAGTAATATCTCAAATGTCATGAATCAATACCTTGATGGATTGAACACTGGAACTGTCGATCCAGATGAAACCTTACCAAAACTAATGGATGCCTTAGATAAAGCTGGATACGACAAAGTACTGACAGAAATGCAAAAACAATATGATACATTCCGACAAGAGAACAATTAA
- a CDS encoding ABC transporter permease, translating into MRKRKGLKGFFGNLWRYKALVLMAIPGMIWMIFFFYIPVLANVVAFKNFHISADGFLASLRESPWVGLENFKFLFSSDQAFLITKNTILYNVTFILLNLLISVVFAIIMSELRNKRLVKVYQTMSLLPYFLSWVIISYFVYAFLSPDKGIFNQWLAASGRETINWYNDPKYWPFILVFIGTWKGIGYNSIIYFASVMGIDPTYYEAAMVDGASKWQQIKHVTIPQLVPLMTILTILAVGNIFRADFGLFYNIPRNSGALYEVTQVLDTYIYNGLTSTGDFGMTAAAGLYQSVVGFVLLMITNTIARRFDSESALF; encoded by the coding sequence ATGAGAAAAAGGAAGGGGTTAAAAGGTTTTTTTGGGAATTTATGGCGCTATAAGGCGCTTGTTTTAATGGCGATCCCTGGGATGATCTGGATGATTTTTTTCTTTTACATCCCGGTATTAGCGAATGTCGTTGCGTTTAAAAATTTCCATATTTCTGCGGATGGCTTTCTTGCCAGTTTAAGAGAGAGTCCATGGGTTGGATTGGAGAATTTCAAGTTTTTATTTTCTTCTGATCAAGCGTTTCTGATTACCAAAAATACGATTTTATATAATGTGACATTTATTTTACTGAATCTTTTGATATCTGTCGTGTTTGCAATCATTATGAGTGAATTGCGAAATAAACGATTGGTAAAAGTATACCAGACCATGTCATTGCTTCCCTATTTCCTTTCTTGGGTCATCATTAGTTACTTTGTCTATGCGTTTTTAAGTCCAGATAAAGGGATCTTCAATCAATGGTTGGCAGCAAGTGGGAGAGAAACAATCAATTGGTATAATGATCCTAAATATTGGCCATTTATTCTAGTCTTTATTGGAACATGGAAAGGGATCGGCTATAACAGTATCATTTATTTTGCCTCAGTTATGGGAATCGATCCGACGTATTACGAGGCAGCGATGGTGGATGGCGCAAGCAAGTGGCAACAAATCAAACATGTGACGATTCCACAATTGGTCCCTCTGATGACGATCTTGACGATATTAGCAGTTGGAAATATTTTCCGAGCGGACTTTGGTTTGTTCTATAATATCCCAAGAAATTCCGGAGCGCTTTATGAAGTGACACAAGTTTTAGATACTTATATCTATAATGGGCTGACATCCACTGGCGACTTTGGTATGACGGCCGCAGCTGGGCTGTATCAATCAGTCGTCGGCTTTGTTTTATTAATGATCACCAATACGATTGCTCGTCGTTTTGACAGCGAATCGGCATTGTTCTAA
- a CDS encoding YesL family protein: protein MLGRALETVFIRVWVIMKLTLYFWGLAVCGGVVLGIGPAWKVVNEQFYLHGFEYKDIMISESWQMFKQSFVRGNQLFGLFSACLFLLSYNLYLSVQIQGILFLVVDFIILFSMLYAYATYQYSMILDSGYQMTLRNLLKLSLISSFASFSTFLKIILGSGLILWVTWNYKGLILFGLIGLLTVWNGTITKQWRENLDLQLETYE, encoded by the coding sequence GTGTTAGGTAGAGCATTGGAAACAGTATTCATACGCGTATGGGTCATCATGAAATTGACATTGTATTTTTGGGGCTTAGCTGTGTGTGGCGGCGTCGTTTTAGGAATCGGGCCAGCTTGGAAAGTTGTCAATGAACAGTTTTATCTCCATGGTTTCGAATATAAAGATATCATGATCAGCGAAAGTTGGCAGATGTTCAAACAGTCCTTCGTGCGAGGAAATCAATTATTTGGTCTTTTTTCGGCTTGTCTTTTTTTGCTTAGTTATAACTTGTATTTATCTGTACAGATTCAAGGGATTCTTTTCTTAGTGGTTGATTTTATTATACTGTTCAGCATGTTGTACGCCTATGCGACGTATCAATATAGTATGATTTTAGATAGTGGCTATCAAATGACTTTAAGAAATCTGCTGAAGTTGAGCTTGATTTCCAGTTTCGCAAGTTTTTCAACTTTCTTAAAAATCATCCTTGGCAGTGGTCTGATTCTTTGGGTGACGTGGAATTATAAAGGGTTGATTTTATTTGGTTTGATTGGGTTACTTACAGTTTGGAACGGAACGATCACCAAACAATGGCGGGAAAATCTGGACTTGCAGTTGGAAACATATGAATAG
- a CDS encoding carbohydrate ABC transporter permease, producing MNKKKVQRVEIRSFSQTTNFFSNILIALFAFSCVLPFIFVIAISFTDESILSTQGYSFWPKTFSTFGYTFLFDQMQNKIFQALFVTVLVTVVGTLINSTATSLYAYAISRSNFPFRRFFTVFCLITMLFSPGMVANYLVMTNLLQLKDTIWALILPMAVSPFNIIVMRTFFKRSVSDSIIESARIDGASELRIFVQIVLPLAIPGIATISLFAALGYWNDWFNALLYIQNDNLVPLQYLLMKIQSNIQYLTQNAGAGSQLAGGLASVPGESARMAIVVISTLPIAISYPFFQKHFVKGLTIGGVKE from the coding sequence ATGAATAAAAAGAAAGTTCAACGAGTAGAGATCCGCTCGTTTAGTCAAACCACCAACTTTTTCTCCAATATTTTGATTGCACTTTTTGCTTTTTCTTGTGTGTTACCATTTATTTTTGTAATTGCGATCTCTTTTACAGATGAATCCATTTTGTCCACACAAGGGTATAGTTTCTGGCCTAAAACATTTAGTACATTTGGGTATACTTTTTTGTTTGACCAGATGCAAAACAAAATTTTTCAGGCTCTTTTCGTCACTGTTCTTGTGACAGTAGTAGGAACGTTGATCAATAGTACAGCAACTTCTTTATATGCTTATGCTATTTCTCGATCCAACTTTCCATTTCGTCGTTTCTTTACAGTTTTTTGTTTGATCACGATGTTGTTCTCACCAGGGATGGTTGCGAACTACTTAGTGATGACGAATTTATTACAACTGAAAGATACGATTTGGGCATTGATTTTACCGATGGCAGTCAGTCCGTTCAATATTATCGTGATGCGAACATTCTTTAAACGTTCGGTGTCTGATTCGATCATTGAATCTGCTAGGATAGATGGGGCGAGTGAACTTCGGATTTTTGTACAAATCGTCTTACCTTTAGCGATTCCAGGAATTGCGACAATCAGTTTATTTGCAGCTTTAGGTTATTGGAATGACTGGTTCAATGCGTTACTGTATATTCAAAACGATAATCTCGTTCCATTGCAATATTTATTGATGAAGATTCAAAGCAATATCCAATATCTTACTCAAAATGCTGGAGCAGGTAGTCAGTTAGCCGGCGGTCTTGCTTCTGTTCCTGGAGAGTCTGCTCGTATGGCAATCGTTGTTATCTCAACATTACCGATTGCGATCAGCTATCCATTTTTCCAAAAACATTTTGTTAAAGGGTTAACGATTGGCGGCGTCAAAGAATAA
- a CDS encoding sensor histidine kinase, protein MNRLDFIFSKGTLLNRLLRKYAIMMIALTMIATIIISVHTFIQRQIQAQQVVNDAVQSTLRTLSDKTTLSKVIKDQFVGDSDKIENTTTYLTKPIDQYLMYAYDRQRQSADFLSFPNVVRDMYVNYEEVSSVYLVFNQLPEYFESTRENKGGIVKKGTPQLKQAFYIKMTITQGGAEIGSMFVGFDKDELDAALTNLNTFNGLSLYMISGTSNRLYTFHDRALGKERIFKQEKLINQTLQADSTLPVEKLEKSNFIQSQEVSDDYRILATLDKRTVRQVTEKSLAPLIIGVILLDGLLLLYLYKTFKRYSQQIDRVMEAMDEVARGNLDTRVDTSITEYELKDLSVGINEMLGSINQYVEDIYKLEIKQQDAHMRALQAQINPHFLYNTLEYIRMYAISEGSEELADVVYAFSALLRNNTNQEKTIHLKEELDFCEKYVYLYQMRYPSRIAYHFTIESSLEEIEAPKFIIQPLVENYFKHGVDFTRFDNALSVKVFEENGLVHLLIRDNGKGITEERLAEISAQLAQNKVELSGSIGLQNVNERLRASFGPSYQMILARNATGGLTIHITFKIKRGAADDL, encoded by the coding sequence ATGAATAGGTTAGATTTTATCTTTTCAAAAGGAACGTTGTTAAACCGTTTATTGCGTAAATATGCGATCATGATGATTGCTTTGACGATGATTGCAACGATCATCATCAGTGTGCATACATTCATCCAAAGACAAATTCAAGCACAACAAGTAGTGAATGACGCAGTTCAAAGTACGTTGCGAACGCTTAGTGATAAAACAACGTTAAGTAAAGTGATCAAAGATCAATTTGTAGGGGATTCAGATAAAATCGAGAATACCACCACTTATTTAACTAAACCGATCGATCAATATTTGATGTATGCGTACGACCGACAACGACAATCTGCTGATTTTCTTTCATTCCCTAACGTAGTTCGTGATATGTATGTCAATTATGAAGAGGTAAGTAGTGTGTACCTTGTGTTCAACCAATTACCAGAATATTTTGAGTCCACTAGAGAGAACAAAGGCGGGATAGTCAAGAAGGGAACGCCACAATTAAAACAGGCTTTTTATATCAAAATGACGATTACACAAGGTGGCGCAGAAATTGGCAGTATGTTTGTAGGGTTTGATAAAGATGAACTTGATGCAGCGCTGACGAATTTAAATACGTTTAATGGATTATCTCTTTACATGATTTCCGGAACGAGTAATCGGTTGTATACATTTCATGATCGAGCACTGGGCAAAGAACGAATCTTTAAGCAGGAAAAGTTGATCAATCAGACCCTACAAGCGGATTCTACATTACCAGTGGAGAAATTAGAAAAATCGAATTTTATCCAATCGCAAGAGGTGTCCGACGATTATCGTATTTTAGCCACATTAGATAAGCGTACGGTTCGCCAAGTAACAGAAAAAAGCTTAGCACCGTTAATTATTGGCGTCATTTTATTGGATGGTTTATTGCTTTTATATTTATACAAGACGTTCAAACGTTATTCTCAACAAATCGATCGTGTCATGGAAGCCATGGATGAAGTGGCTAGAGGGAATTTAGATACTCGTGTGGATACTAGTATCACTGAATACGAGCTAAAAGACCTATCAGTCGGAATCAATGAGATGCTAGGCAGTATCAATCAATATGTGGAAGATATCTACAAATTAGAAATCAAACAACAAGATGCGCACATGCGCGCATTACAAGCACAAATCAATCCGCATTTTCTATACAATACATTGGAATATATTCGAATGTATGCCATCAGTGAAGGTAGTGAAGAACTAGCAGATGTTGTCTATGCTTTCTCTGCATTATTACGTAATAACACCAACCAGGAAAAGACGATTCATTTAAAAGAAGAATTGGATTTTTGTGAGAAGTATGTGTACCTCTATCAAATGCGTTATCCTAGCCGTATCGCCTATCATTTCACGATTGAATCATCATTGGAAGAGATTGAAGCACCGAAATTTATCATCCAACCATTAGTAGAAAATTATTTTAAACATGGCGTTGATTTTACTCGTTTTGATAACGCATTGAGTGTAAAAGTATTTGAAGAAAATGGACTTGTTCATCTTTTGATTCGTGATAATGGCAAAGGAATCACGGAAGAGCGATTAGCTGAAATCAGCGCACAGTTGGCGCAAAACAAAGTAGAACTCAGTGGATCGATCGGCTTACAAAATGTCAATGAACGGTTGCGTGCTAGTTTTGGACCGAGTTATCAGATGATCCTAGCTAGAAATGCAACTGGTGGATTAACGATCCATATTACTTTTAAAATAAAAAGGGGAGCTGCTGATGACTTATAA
- a CDS encoding polysaccharide biosynthesis protein, with the protein MTNQRKPAVENLTVQEKMARGSAWMTASNMISRLLGAVYIIPWYAWMGENAKAANGLFNMGYNIYALFLMISTAGIPAAIAKQTARYNSLNEYGTSHRLFLRAMQMMAVLGVFFAGFMYFASPWLARASGGGEELIPIMRSLSAALLVFPCMSVIRGYFQGNQEMMPYALSQIVEQIARVFYLLLSTFIIMKVLSGDYVTAVTQSTFAAFIGMIVSLAVLLYFLKKHQAYTAARVQYSENQVTIATKELLLDTIKEAIPFIIVGSGITIFKLVDQFTFIKIMSDTTEYSNAQLLDLFSIFSANPDKLTMVVIALATSIAATGLPLITEAVTIKDRRGLAKLTSSNLQLFSFIMFPATCGVMLLAYPLNTLFYTPDQLGSQVLIQASFVGLFLGLYMLVSNMLQGMFENKAAIQYLLVGFLVKLVLQYPAIRIFEVYGPLLATMIGFIVSCSLILKKIHQVARFNRKFVWRRTLLIFILTLLMLLAAGLTKMIFGMFLSQDSKFQSLILIVLVAGVGGLVYTYLALKLRLADKLLGRQGMIRLRRRLRIK; encoded by the coding sequence ATGACTAATCAAAGAAAACCAGCAGTAGAAAATTTGACAGTTCAAGAGAAAATGGCTAGAGGTTCTGCTTGGATGACTGCAAGTAATATGATCTCTCGATTACTGGGCGCAGTCTATATTATTCCTTGGTATGCTTGGATGGGCGAAAATGCAAAGGCTGCCAATGGATTATTCAATATGGGGTACAATATTTATGCGTTATTCTTAATGATTTCAACTGCGGGGATTCCAGCTGCCATTGCGAAACAAACCGCACGTTACAATTCATTGAATGAATACGGGACGTCTCACCGGTTGTTTCTACGAGCAATGCAAATGATGGCTGTTTTAGGGGTGTTTTTTGCAGGATTTATGTATTTTGCTTCGCCTTGGTTAGCTCGTGCCTCTGGTGGTGGGGAAGAATTGATTCCAATCATGCGCTCATTAAGTGCAGCACTATTAGTATTTCCTTGTATGAGTGTTATTCGAGGATACTTCCAAGGGAATCAGGAAATGATGCCTTATGCACTTTCGCAAATCGTTGAGCAGATTGCGCGCGTATTTTATCTGTTGCTTTCTACATTCATCATCATGAAAGTCCTGTCAGGGGACTACGTAACTGCGGTGACCCAATCGACTTTTGCAGCATTTATTGGGATGATCGTCAGCTTGGCTGTCTTATTATATTTTTTGAAGAAACATCAAGCGTATACAGCAGCTCGTGTGCAGTACAGTGAAAACCAAGTGACCATTGCCACGAAAGAATTATTGTTGGATACGATCAAAGAAGCGATTCCTTTTATCATCGTAGGATCAGGGATCACGATTTTTAAATTAGTCGATCAATTTACATTTATTAAAATCATGTCGGATACCACTGAATATTCCAATGCCCAATTATTGGATCTTTTTTCAATTTTCAGTGCGAATCCTGACAAGTTGACAATGGTCGTCATTGCTTTAGCGACGTCGATTGCTGCGACAGGTTTACCTTTGATCACGGAAGCGGTAACGATCAAGGATCGTCGTGGACTAGCAAAATTAACAAGCAGTAATTTACAGTTGTTTTCCTTTATTATGTTTCCTGCAACGTGTGGTGTGATGCTCTTGGCATACCCTTTGAATACTTTATTTTATACACCAGATCAATTAGGAAGCCAAGTATTGATCCAAGCAAGTTTTGTCGGTCTTTTTCTAGGACTTTATATGCTTGTATCGAATATGCTTCAAGGGATGTTTGAAAACAAAGCGGCGATCCAATACTTACTGGTTGGGTTTCTCGTAAAATTAGTCTTGCAGTATCCAGCAATCCGTATTTTTGAAGTATATGGACCATTGCTCGCAACGATGATTGGTTTTATCGTTTCTTGTTCACTGATACTAAAGAAAATCCATCAAGTGGCTCGCTTCAATCGGAAATTTGTATGGCGTCGCACCTTATTGATTTTTATTCTTACTCTGTTGATGCTCCTTGCAGCAGGGCTGACGAAAATGATTTTCGGGATGTTCTTGAGCCAAGACAGTAAGTTCCAATCACTAATATTAATTGTTTTAGTCGCCGGAGTGGGTGGTTTGGTATATACGTATCTGGCACTGAAGCTTCGTCTCGCAGATAAGTTATTAGGACGTCAAGGGATGATTCGTTTACGCCGACGGTTACGTATCAAATAA
- a CDS encoding UDP-N-acetylmuramoyl-L-alanyl-D-glutamate--L-lysine ligase — protein sequence MSFSLEDIRNLLLKENLLKEFVSPQGWHLYAPENRVFKKLSYDSRQVDAETLFFCKGLNFKEEYLTAAIAQGLNYYVAEEPYENEACGIIVTDIRKAMAILSMAFYDYPQNKMLVIGFTGTKGKTTAAYFTKAILDHTTNYKTALFSTMNTTLDGKSFFKSHLTTPESLDLYRMMAEAVENGMTHLVMEVSSQAYKTQRVYGLTLDVGIFLNISPDHISPIEHPTFDDYFYCKRQLILNSKKVILNRESDYFDLLVETGQVHGIPAITYGRADTTDVQVKSLENQTQAFELITHGSELPVEAEYTIKLAGGFNQENAASAIIAATLAGASISDAQQGLREARVPGRMDQLTHKNGSHIYVDYAHNYLSLKTLLAFAKSEHPNGRVIVVLGSPGNKAISRRQDFGEVLSETADVVFLTADDPAFEDPQKIAEEIHAAITNTALAVHYEMDRPTAIQLALAESQPEDSVVIAGKGVDAYQKVGGVDEPYEGDYDIAKRLIEQ from the coding sequence ATGAGCTTCTCCTTAGAAGATATCCGCAACTTATTGTTAAAAGAAAATCTGTTAAAAGAATTTGTATCACCACAGGGGTGGCATCTGTATGCTCCAGAAAATAGAGTATTCAAGAAATTAAGTTATGACTCACGTCAGGTCGATGCTGAGACATTATTTTTTTGTAAAGGATTAAATTTTAAAGAAGAGTATTTAACTGCCGCAATTGCTCAAGGGCTTAATTACTACGTGGCTGAAGAACCTTATGAGAACGAAGCTTGTGGCATAATCGTGACCGATATTCGCAAAGCAATGGCAATTCTTTCCATGGCTTTTTATGATTATCCACAAAACAAGATGCTAGTCATCGGATTTACTGGGACTAAAGGTAAAACCACCGCTGCATACTTTACCAAGGCCATTTTAGACCATACGACTAACTATAAAACTGCCCTTTTTTCAACTATGAATACCACATTAGACGGCAAGTCTTTTTTCAAATCTCATCTGACAACACCGGAATCACTCGACTTGTATCGCATGATGGCTGAAGCAGTAGAAAACGGTATGACACATCTTGTCATGGAGGTTTCTTCTCAAGCCTACAAAACGCAACGTGTTTATGGACTCACTTTAGATGTCGGGATTTTCCTAAATATTTCACCCGATCATATCAGTCCGATCGAACACCCGACGTTTGATGATTACTTTTATTGCAAACGTCAACTGATCTTAAATTCAAAAAAAGTGATTTTAAATCGTGAAAGTGATTACTTTGATTTATTAGTGGAAACAGGACAAGTCCACGGTATTCCTGCCATCACTTACGGACGAGCAGATACTACAGACGTTCAAGTGAAAAGTTTAGAAAATCAAACGCAAGCGTTCGAATTGATCACACATGGTTCTGAATTACCTGTTGAAGCAGAATATACGATCAAATTAGCTGGTGGCTTTAATCAAGAAAATGCAGCTAGCGCAATCATTGCAGCGACATTAGCGGGTGCTTCGATTTCAGATGCCCAACAAGGACTAAGAGAAGCTAGGGTTCCCGGACGCATGGATCAGTTGACCCATAAAAACGGCTCCCATATATATGTTGACTATGCCCATAACTATTTAAGTTTAAAAACATTATTAGCATTTGCTAAGAGTGAGCATCCTAATGGCCGTGTGATCGTCGTTCTAGGAAGTCCAGGAAACAAAGCGATTTCCCGCAGACAAGACTTTGGAGAAGTCTTGTCAGAAACAGCCGATGTCGTTTTCTTGACCGCAGATGATCCTGCTTTTGAAGATCCACAAAAAATTGCAGAAGAAATCCATGCAGCGATCACAAATACAGCACTTGCTGTTCATTATGAAATGGACCGTCCGACTGCGATCCAACTAGCATTAGCAGAAAGCCAGCCAGAAGACTCTGTTGTGATTGCTGGTAAAGGCGTGGATGCCTATCAAAAAGTCGGTGGCGTAGATGAACCTTATGAAGGTGACTATGACATAGCAAAACGCTTGATTGAACAATGA
- a CDS encoding pseudouridine synthase, which produces MRLDKFLADIGLGSRKEVKGLIKKGLITVNGNCIKSDKYQVKETEDTVVYLDESLNYQKDFYYILNKPAGVVSATQDNHDQTVIDLLSDEDFREDLFPVGRLDKDTEGLLILTNDGQFSHQLLSPKKHVEKEYLAEVKGVMTKADVSAFAEGLLIDKDEQTLPAKLFIDSVDEETITSRIRLILHEGKFHQVKRMVKAVGKEVTYLKRIRMGNFLLPEDLALGEYRQMTPDELAQVRSK; this is translated from the coding sequence ATGCGTTTAGATAAATTTTTAGCTGACATCGGTCTTGGCAGCCGCAAAGAAGTCAAAGGGCTGATCAAAAAAGGCTTGATCACAGTCAATGGAAACTGTATTAAAAGTGATAAATATCAAGTGAAAGAAACCGAAGACACGGTGGTGTATCTAGATGAATCCTTAAATTATCAAAAAGATTTTTATTATATCTTGAATAAACCAGCTGGCGTAGTTTCAGCAACTCAAGATAATCATGATCAAACCGTCATCGACTTACTTTCTGATGAAGATTTTCGGGAAGATCTATTTCCAGTCGGTCGGTTAGATAAAGATACAGAAGGATTGTTGATCCTGACCAATGATGGACAGTTTTCACATCAATTACTCTCTCCTAAAAAACACGTAGAAAAAGAATACTTGGCAGAGGTCAAAGGTGTGATGACGAAAGCAGATGTGTCAGCATTTGCAGAAGGATTACTCATTGATAAAGATGAACAGACACTGCCTGCAAAACTGTTCATTGACTCAGTCGATGAAGAAACAATCACTTCTCGTATCCGCTTGATCTTACATGAAGGGAAATTCCATCAAGTCAAACGGATGGTAAAAGCCGTTGGCAAAGAAGTCACTTACTTGAAACGGATACGTATGGGGAATTTTCTTCTGCCAGAAGATTTAGCTTTAGGAGAGTATCGCCAAATGACACCAGATGAATTGGCACAAGTAAGAAGTAAATAG